The Aureispira anguillae genome contains a region encoding:
- a CDS encoding helix-turn-helix domain-containing protein: MEFKHYEIVRIKTSKEERNLDPHRHTYYELFLFFAGSGTHLIDFKEFNIQPPSIQLVAPHQLHQVKHSKDSQGYVIKIQPLLIASNPLLSNFFNFIQYNQHFEVGVTINQEEAALLTNSYLFLESYKNTNSNDSLFAALSVLNLYISILKKHQRIDSQSENNPNNEHFNTFLTLAEKNYLIEKSADYYTQTMNISLNKLNAIVRERTGMSVKKFLINRVLLEAKRLIVHSEMSVKEIAYQLDFLEPAHFSNFFKKHLGGTPSKFRSEFRY; this comes from the coding sequence TTGGAGTTTAAGCATTACGAAATCGTACGGATAAAAACAAGCAAAGAAGAACGTAATTTAGATCCCCACCGTCATACTTACTATGAATTATTTCTTTTTTTTGCTGGCAGTGGCACCCATCTAATTGACTTTAAAGAATTCAATATACAACCACCAAGTATCCAGCTAGTGGCTCCACACCAATTGCATCAAGTCAAGCATTCTAAAGATTCTCAAGGTTATGTCATCAAGATTCAACCGCTTCTAATTGCTTCCAACCCGCTATTAAGTAATTTCTTTAATTTTATTCAGTATAACCAACACTTTGAAGTTGGAGTTACCATTAACCAAGAGGAAGCAGCCTTATTAACCAATAGTTATTTGTTTTTAGAATCTTATAAAAACACGAATTCAAACGATTCGTTATTTGCGGCTTTGTCAGTTCTAAATTTATATATATCCATCCTCAAAAAGCACCAACGTATAGACAGCCAATCCGAAAACAACCCCAATAATGAGCATTTTAATACCTTTCTAACACTAGCAGAAAAGAATTATTTAATTGAAAAAAGTGCGGATTATTATACCCAGACTATGAATATTTCTCTAAACAAACTAAATGCTATCGTTCGAGAACGAACTGGAATGTCTGTTAAAAAATTCCTAATCAATCGAGTGCTGCTAGAAGCCAAACGACTTATTGTTCACAGTGAAATGTCTGTCAAGGAAATTGCTTATCAGTTGGACTTTTTAGAACCTGCCCATTTTTCTAACTTCTTTAAGAAACATCTAGGAGGTACTCCTAGTAAATTTAGGTCAGAATTCAGATATTAA